From a region of the Zingiber officinale cultivar Zhangliang chromosome 4B, Zo_v1.1, whole genome shotgun sequence genome:
- the LOC121978227 gene encoding uncharacterized protein LOC121978227: MSRRGYARLAHIMEKTSPVDTKITRSQVWIEGHKRKNGEPSTQAVGEKMKKILECPPESQNTTNIADDAISIVFGNEARGRVRGMGFGVTPSKVGASVQQNGMVQQLQTIVQNVQQQMQEMRQQNQLEMQEMRSMFLQSMRQQNHPEQIASGGICSGIGNEFGSNSDINIGAKKSDDFGHVFQSNSRNASRGDICVNTKCKLLHWFADELVVAEGRIASTDPNTKHAMRAAESEFARCEK, translated from the exons ATGAGTCGGAGGGGCTATGCTCGTTTGGCTCACATTatg gaAAAGACAAGTCCGGTGGATACAAAAATTACGAGATCGCAAGTTTGGATTGAAGGTCACAAGAGAAAAAATGGGGAGCCCAGTACTCAAGCCGTTGGAGAGAAAATG aaaaaaatattagaatgtcCACCCGAATCTCAAAACACAACTAATATTGCTGATGATGCAATTAGCATTGTGTTTGGCAATGAAGCTCGGGGTAGAGTGCGTGGAATGGGCTTTGGAGTAACACCATCGAAAGTTGGAGCTTCAGTGCAACAAAATGGAATGGTTCAACAACTTCAAACTATAGTACAAAATGTTCAACAACAAATGCAGGAAATGAGGCAACAAAATCAActagaaatgcaagaaatgaggtcTATGTTTTTACAAAGTATGAGACAACAAAATCATCCAGAACAG ATTGCTAGTGGTGGTATTTGTAGCGGTATTGGGAATGAATTTGGTAGCAATAGCGATATTAATATTGGTGCCAAAAAAAGTGATGATTTTGGTCATGTTTTTCAG TCAAATTCGAGAAATGCGAGTCGTGGAGATATATGTGTTAATACTAAATGTAAGCTGCTTCATTGGTTTGCTGATGAATTAGTTGTTGCAGAAGGTCGAATTGCATCCACAGATCCAAATACAAAA CATGCAATGCGCGCTGCGGAAAGCGAAtttgcgcgctgcgaaaagtga